From Triticum aestivum cultivar Chinese Spring chromosome 4A, IWGSC CS RefSeq v2.1, whole genome shotgun sequence, a single genomic window includes:
- the LOC123087857 gene encoding eukaryotic translation initiation factor 3 subunit A, whose product MSTFAKPENALKRAEELIHVGQKQAALQALHDLITSRRYKSWQKPLEKIMMKYVELCVDLRQGRFAKDGLIQYRIVCQQVNVSSLEEVIKHFMQLSNEKAEEARNQAQALEDALDVVDLEADKRPEDLMLSYVRGEKGKERSDREFVTPWFKFLWETYRTVLEILRNNSKLEALYAMTAHKAFQFCKQYKRATEFRRLCEIIRNHLANLNKYRDQRDRPDLTAPETCQLYLDTRVEQLKIATELSLWQEAFRSVEDIHGLMSMVKRTPKPSVLVVYYAKLTEIFWISESHLYHAYAWLKLFNLQKSFNKKLTQKDLQILASSVLLAALSVTPYDHKYGASHHELENEKDRSLRMANLFNFSFDSKRENREMVSRASLLSELAAKGVISCASQEVKDLYNLMEHEFLPLDLASKVQPLLSKISTIGGKLSAASSVPEIQLSQYQSALEKLTTLRVLQQASRIFQSMKIDMLSRMIPFFDSNVVEKMAVDAVKHNFVAMKVNHLSGAVHFGKMDIESDALGSHLCVFTDSLNKARSLIHPPVHKPSKLGENFSLAGVVEKEHKRLLARKSIIEKRKEDLERQILEKEKVEESKRLSIQKKSADEERERLLKDQRLRQQQRISQEIKDKDKRAAEKIIEDFQKINKKGEKILIEGDMTKQSAMEVVRTRQIRERDEMEKKLQKLAKKMDHLERAKRQEEAPLIEEAFQKRLQEEKILHEQEQLREIELSKQHHVGDLQEKNRLSRLLEHKNAFQERIVQRREAEFSSLRKEREERISQLISSRKRERETVRKLMYYLNMEEQRIQRVREEEEARKHEEEERKKREEAETKLKLDAIAAIQREKEREVEEKKEKERREALLRAADPPDARPTATIAPPAAAPGSNKFVPRHRRGGEGSSQRTAVAPEAADRWDARQEAPHAREVRPLCQDALPLQEADRWSRRPLRQDVPPARQEAPPARQPDGAPPAGSTTDRWRPGGGSRPSANSSSASSSSTGWRKN is encoded by the exons ATGTCGACCTTCGCCAAGCCTGAGAACGCTCTCAAGAGAGCCGAGG AGTTGATACATGTTGGACAAAAGCAGGCAGCGCTGCAGGCGCTGCATGATCTCATTACATCAAGAAGATACAAGTCATGGCAAAAGCCTCTTGAGAAGATCATGATGAAGTATGTAGAGCTGTGTGTAGATCTTAGGCAAGGCAGATTTGCCAAAGATGGTCTTATTCAGTACAGAATTGTCTGCCAGCAAGTCAACGTGTCATCTTTGGAGGAGGTCATAAAACACTTTATGCAGCTGTCCAATGAGAAAGCCGAGGAAGCCAGGAATCAGGCACAAGCACTGGAAGATGCTCTGGATGTCGTCGATCTTGAAGCGGACAAGCGTCCAGAGGACTTGATGCTCAGTTATGTCAGGGGGGAGAAAGGGAAAGAACGATCTGACAGGGAGTTTGTCACTCCATGGTTTAAGTTTCTGTGGGAGACATACAGGACGGTGCTCGAGATACTGAGAAATAATTCAAAGCTTGAAGCGCTATATGCT ATGACTGCACACAAGGCTTTTCAATTTTGCAAGCAGTATAAAAGAGCCACTGAATTCCGTAGGTTGTGTGAGATAATTAGAAACCATCTTGCAAACTTGAACAAATATCGTGACCAGCGAGATCGTCCTGATCTGACTGCCCCCGAAACCTGTCAGCTGTATCTTGATACTAGGGTTGAACAACTGAAAATTGCTACAGAACTTTCCCTATGGCAG GAAGCCTTCCGATCTGTGGAGGATATCCATGGCTTGATGAGCATGGTTAAGAGGACTCCAAAACCATCTGTCCTGGTCGTATATTATGCCAAACTAACTGAAATATTCTGGATATCTGAGAGTCACTTGTATCATGCATATGCATGGCTGAAGCTTTTCAACTTGCAGAAGAGCTTCAATAAGAAGTTAACTCAGAAGGATCTGCAAATACTAGCATCTTCTGTTTTGCTCGCTGCACTTTCTGTTACACCATATGACCATAAATATGGTGCATCTCATCATGAGCTTGAAAATGAAAAAGACCGTAGCTTGCGTATGGCCAACCTTTTCAATTTCTCCTTCGACTCCAAGCGTGAAAATAGAGAAATG GTTTCTAGAGCTTCTCTTCTTTCTGAGTTG GCTGCCAAAGGTGTGATTTCATGTGCTTCCCAAGAAGTGAAAGATCTATACAATCTTATGGAGCATGAGTTCCTTCCTCTGGATCTAGCATCGAAAGTACAGCCTCTGCTTTCTAAGATTTCTACGATCGGAGGAAAGCTTTCAGCTGCATCTTCAGTTCCTGAAATTCAGTTATCACAGTACCAATCTGCCTTGGAGAAGCTTACAACACTGAGGGTGCTGCAGCAG GCATCTCGTATTTTCCAGTCCATGAAGATTGACATGCTCTCCAGAATGATCCCATTCTTTGACTCCAATGTCGTGGAGAAGATGGCTGTTGATGCGGTCAAACATAATTTTGTTGCTATGAAAGTTAACCATTTGTCTGGAGCTGTTCATTTCGGCAAAATG GACATAGAGTCTGATGCACTTGGTAGTCACCTCTGTGTCTTCACTGATTCCCTAAACAAAGCAAGGAGTCTCATTCATCCACCTGTGCATAAACCATCCAAACTCGGTGAAAACTTCAGTCTCGCTGGAGTGGTGGAGAAAGAACATAAAAGGCTTCTTGCGAGGAAATCAATTATTGAAAAACGTAAAGAAGACCTTGAGCGTCAAATATTGGAAAAG GAAAAAGTAGAAGAGTCAAAGAGATTGAGTATCCAGAAGAAATCTGCAGACGAGGAAAGGGAGAGGCTTTTGAAGGACCAGAGACTTAGGCAGCAGCAGAGGATCAGTCAAGAAATAAAGGATAAAGATAAGAGGGCTGCAGAAAAAATAATAGAAgattttcaaaaaataaataagaaaGGGGAAAAAATTCTCATTGAGGGG GATATGACAAAACAATCCGCCATGGAGGTGGTACGGACTCGACAGATTAGGGAGCGTGATGAGATGGAAAAAAAACTGCAGAAGCTTGCAAAGAAAATGGATCACTTGGAGAGGGCAAAACGGCAGGAGGAAGCCCCACTGATTGAAGAGGCCTTCCAAAAGCGCCTTCAGGAAGAAAAGATCCTTCATGAGCAAGAGCAGCTG AGAGAGATTGAGCTCAGCAAGCAACACCACGTGGGTGACTTGCAGGAGAAAAACAGGCTTTCTCGATTGTTGGAGCATAAG AATGCTTTCCAGGAAAGAATTGTCCAACGCCGTGAAGCTGAGTTTAGTAGCCTAAGGAAAGAGAGGGAAGAAAGAATTAGTCAGTTGATATCTTCAAGAAAGCGTGAAAGGGAGACTGTACGGAAATTGATGTATTATCTGAACATGGAGGAACAACGGATTCAAAGGGTGCGCGAGGAAGAGGAGGCTAGAAAACATGAAG aggaagagaggaagaagagggaggaaGCGGAGACGAAACTCAAGCTTGACGCCATTGCAGCAAttcagagggagaaggaaagggaggtggaagagaagaaggaaaaagagagaagggaggcTCTCCTAAGAGCAGCGGACCCACCTGATGCGCGGCCTACTGCCACCATCGCACCACCAGCCGCCGCTCCTGGTTCTAACAAGTTTGTCCCGCGGCACAGACGTGGCGGTGAGGGTAGCAGCCAGAGGACGGCTGTTGCACCTGAAGCAGCAGACCGTTGGGATGCTCGCCAAGAGGCTCCTCATGCACGGGAAGTGCGCCCCCTCTGCCAGGATGCGCTCCCGCTCCAGGAAGCAGACCGCTGGAGCCGCCGTCCCCTCCGCCAAGATGTTCCTCCCGCGCGCCAAGAAGCGCCCCCAGCCCGCCAGCCAGATGGTGCTCCTCCAGCTGGTTCTACTACTGACCGCTGGCGTCCTGGTGGTGGATCTAGGCCCTCTGCAAATTCTTCATCGGCTTCTTCTTCGTCGACCGGCTGGAGGAAGAACTGA